One segment of Solanum stenotomum isolate F172 chromosome 1, ASM1918654v1, whole genome shotgun sequence DNA contains the following:
- the LOC125871078 gene encoding UDP-D-apiose/UDP-D-xylose synthase 2-like has translation MAGRVDLDGNPIKPMTICMIGAGGFIGSHLCEKLMSETPHTVLAVDVYSDKIKHLLEPTSLPWNGRIQFHRINIKNDSRLEGLIKMADLTVNLAAICTPADYNTRPLDTIYSNFIDALPVVKYCSENGKRLIHFSTCEVYGKTIGAFLPEDSPLRQDPAYFVLSEEASPCIFGPIEKQRWSYACAKQLIERLIYAEGAENGLEFTIVRPFNWIGPRMDFIPGIDGPSEGVPRVLACFSNNLLRHEPLKLVDGGHSQRTFIYIKDAIEAVFLMIENPARANGHIFNVGNPNNEVTVKQLAEMMTQVYSKVSGETPLETPTVDVSSKEFYGEGYDDSDKRIPDMTIINRQLGWNPKTSLWDLLESTLTYQHRTYAEAVKQAMSKTTAN, from the exons ATGGCAGGGAGGGTAGATCTAGACGGCAATCCGATCAAGCCGATGACGATTTGCATGATCGGCGCCGGTGGCTTCATTGGCTCCCACTTATGCGAGAAGCTCATGTCGGAAACGCCGCACACGGTGCTCGCCGTCGATGTTTACAGTGATAAAATCAAGCATCTACTTGAACCGACTTCTCTACCCTGGAATGGAAGGATACAGTTCCACAGAATTAACATTAAGAATGATTCTCGCCTTGAAGGACTCATCAAAATGGCAGATCTG ACTGTAAATCTTGCTGCGATCTGCACCCCAGCTGATTATAATACACGTCCACTTGACACAATCTACAGCAACTTCATTGATGCTCTACCAGTG GTTAAGTACTGCTCAGAAAATGGAAAGCGTCTCATTCACTTTTCCACTTGTGAAGTTTATGGGAAAACCATAGGTGCCTTTTTGCCCGAAGACAGCCCATTGCGGCAG GATCCTGCTTATTTTGTTCTTTCGGAAGAGGCATCTCCATGCATTTTTGGACCTATTGAGAAGCAAAGGTGGTCCTATGCCTGTGCAAAGCAATTGATTGAGAGATTGATCTATG CTGAGGGTGCTGAGAATGGCTTAGAATTCACCATTGTTAGGCCCTTCAATTGGATTGGCCCCAGGATGGATTTTATACCCGGGATCGATGGTCCTAGTGAAGGTGTTCCAAGAGTATTGGCTTGCTTTAGTAAT AACCTATTAAGACATGAACCACTAAAACTAGTGGACGGTGGACACTCGCAGAGAACCTTCATATATATCAAGGATGCTATTGAAGCTGTTTTCCTGATGATT GAAAATCCTGCACGGGCCAACGGCCATATCTTTAACGTCGGCAATCCTAATAACGAAGTTACTGTCAAGCAGCTAGCTGAAATGATGACTCAG GTGTACTCAAAGGTGAGTGGAGAAACTCCTCTTGAAACTCCCACCGTCGATGTAAGTTCTAAAGAATTTTATGGCGAGGGGTATGATGACAGTGACAAGCGAATTCCAGACATGACCATAATCAATAGACAGCTCG GTTGGAACCCAAAGACATCCCTATGGGACTTGCTTGAATCCACACTCACTTACCAACATAGGACATACGCCGAGGCTGTCAAGCAGGCGATGTCAAAGACAACAGCAAATTGA